A stretch of Imperialibacter roseus DNA encodes these proteins:
- a CDS encoding mannonate dehydratase gives MTPNINRRKAISSLVKSSLGATAVAGSLGSMMAGCEATDSKAEANPPLKTKPMRMHVGCQHGGTGKENLEYLARHGVYHLDGGSPKLIEGVGWDLDDSLAKKEACEKYGISLDAYHLPLSSAGIDKISTPNIMLGKSPERDREIEMIQQMISVAGKTGVRTLNYNTIILEILRTSRTVDPTRGNASYSTWNYEEALQQDKPKTVAGDVSIDTMYERITYFLDRVLPVAEEYNVRLANHIADPPAPVGFRGITRWNSPDVFEGIKKFAQLYDSPSHGFNLCLGSTAEGLKDPRTEILPIIRWVGERKQIFNIHLRNIKGGWNNFQEVYPDNGDMNFAEIIRELRNVDYDGMVMPDHIPHHDDPASGLQGHAFAFGYIKALIDVIGSEV, from the coding sequence ATGACACCTAATATTAACCGAAGAAAGGCCATATCTTCCCTTGTCAAATCCTCTCTTGGAGCTACGGCCGTGGCTGGATCGTTGGGTTCAATGATGGCTGGGTGTGAGGCAACAGACAGCAAGGCCGAAGCTAATCCGCCGCTGAAAACCAAACCAATGAGAATGCACGTCGGCTGCCAGCACGGGGGCACGGGGAAAGAAAATCTTGAGTACCTGGCCCGGCACGGCGTGTATCACCTGGATGGAGGCTCTCCGAAATTGATTGAAGGAGTTGGCTGGGATTTGGATGACTCTCTGGCTAAAAAGGAAGCCTGCGAAAAATACGGGATCAGTCTCGACGCCTATCATCTGCCGCTATCCTCAGCTGGTATCGACAAGATTTCAACGCCTAATATCATGCTTGGGAAAAGTCCCGAAAGAGATCGTGAGATAGAAATGATCCAGCAAATGATTTCGGTGGCGGGAAAAACGGGTGTTCGCACCCTCAACTACAACACAATTATCCTGGAGATACTCAGAACAAGCAGAACAGTTGATCCCACCAGGGGCAATGCCTCTTATAGCACATGGAATTACGAAGAGGCCCTGCAGCAAGACAAACCAAAAACTGTTGCAGGAGATGTTTCCATTGATACCATGTATGAGCGGATTACCTACTTCCTCGACCGGGTGCTGCCAGTGGCCGAGGAATACAATGTGCGCCTGGCTAACCACATCGCCGACCCACCAGCGCCCGTGGGGTTCAGAGGGATAACAAGATGGAACAGCCCCGATGTGTTTGAAGGGATCAAGAAATTTGCGCAACTATACGACAGTCCCTCACACGGTTTTAACCTCTGCCTGGGCTCCACCGCTGAGGGCTTAAAGGATCCAAGAACGGAAATTTTACCCATCATTCGCTGGGTGGGGGAGAGGAAACAGATATTCAACATTCACCTGCGAAACATCAAAGGCGGGTGGAATAATTTTCAGGAAGTATACCCCGACAACGGGGATATGAATTTTGCTGAGATTATCCGGGAATTGAGAAATGTGGATTATGACGGTATGGTGATGCCGGATCACATTCCGCACCACGACGACCCCGCCAGTGGCTTGCAAGGGCACGCCTTTGCATTTGGCTACATCAAAGCATTGATAGACGTTATCGGCAGTGAAGTGTAA